The DNA region CCTGAACCGTAACATAATCGTTCATCACTTTGCCGTCTATCCACTTGTTAGTTATGTCCGAGCCCTCATAACCGCCGTCGTATTCATCCTGATATATTCCGTCAGGCAGGTATATGAATGGTCTGTAATAACTGTTTGATAGTCCATAGCTCCATACCTCATCTGAGTGTGTACCCTGTTTTTCATATGCGAACACATAGCATGAATATATCAGCTGGATAATTATCATCACGGCGAGTACTATATGCGCCCTGTGCTTTTTAAGAAAACTCTTTTCGTCTTTATCCATCGCTAAACCTCCATGGATCACTTCTTCTCCCCCTTAAGCTCAGCTATCCTGTCACGCAGGAATGCTGCGTGCTCAAATTCAAGAAGCTTCGCAGCTTCTTTCATCTCGCGGGTCAGCTTGTCTATAAGCTTCTGCTGTTCTGCCTTTGAAAGCTTCACAGCCTGTCTTGCAGAATACTCCGCTTCTTCCTTGGTGGATATCTCTATGACATCTCTTATATCCTTGACTATGGTCTTGGGAACTATGCCGTGTTCCTCATTGTATTTTTCCTGTATAGCACGTCGTCTTTCCGTTTCGCGGATAGCCTTCTCCATAGAGCGCGTCACGCTGTCGGCGTACATTATGACCATACCCTCGGAGTTTCTTGCGGCTCTGCCTATGGTCTGGATAAGCGAACTCTCAGAACGCAGGAAACCTTCTTTGTCAGCATCGAGTATCGCCACCAAAGAAACCTCGGGCAGATCGAGACCCTCTCTCAGCAGGTTGATGCCCACCAGCACATCGAATTCACCAAGGCGAAGATCGCGTATTATCTCCATACGTTCAATTGTATCTATATCGTGGTGCATATAGCGCACCTTAACATCAAAGCCCTTGAGATAAGCGGTGAGGTCTTCAGCCATCTTTTTCGTAAGAGTCGTTACAAGAACGCGCTGTTTCTTGTCGATGCGCTTGTTTATCTCGCTGAGTAGATCTTCTATCTGTCCATCGGAGGGTCTTACGGATATCAGCGGGTCAAGAAGTCCCGTAGGTCTAATTACCTGTTCGACTATCTGTGCGCTCTTTTCCTTTTCGATATCTCCCGGAGTAGCAGATACGAATATCGCCTGATTTATACGCTCGTAGAACTCATCGAAACGCAAAGGACGGTTATCCATGGCAGAGGGCAGACGGAAACCGTAATCAACAAGAGTCTGCTTACGCGCCCTGTCTCCTGCGAACATACCCCTTACCTGTGGAAGTGATACATGGGATTCATCCACCATCAGCAGGAAATCATCGGGCATGAAGTCAAAGAGAGTAAAAGGCACAGCCCCCGGCGAGCGCCTTGCAAGCACTCTCGAATAGTTCTCGATACCGCTGCAAAAGCCTATTTCTTCCAGCATCTCCATATCGTAGTTGGTCCTCTGCTGTATGCGCTGTGCTTCTATCAGCATACCTCTGTCCTCGAAGTATTTTACACGCTCTGCAAGTTCTTCCTTTATCTCATCTATCGCGTCCAGCATCTTCTCACGTCCGACGATATAATGCGACGCAGGGAAAACAGCAGCGTGTTCAAGGTGAGAAAGCACCTCGCCTGTCAACACGTTCACTTCGCTGATACGGTCTATCTCATCACCGAAAAATTCCACCCTCAGCGCTTTGTCGGTGGAGTCTGCGGGAAATATCTCCACTACGTCACCCCTTACACGGAACTTGTTTCTGACAAAATTTATATCGTTGCGTTCATACTGTATCTTCACAAGCTGGGCGATAAGCTCATCACGGGATTTTTCAGCACCCCTGCGTATGCTTACCACCATGGACTTATACTCCGAGGGGTCGCCCAGTGAATATATGCAGGAAACGCTGGCAACTATGATGACATCGCGTCTTTCGGTTATGGCTGTGGTGGCGGAATGACGCAGTTTGTCTATCTCGTCATTTATCGAGCTGTCCTTTTCAATGTACACATCTGTACTCGGCACATAAGCTTCAGGCTGATAGTAGTCATAGTAGCTGACAAAGTACTCCACCGCGTTGTTGGGAAAGAATTCCTTGAACTCCGAACACAGCTGTGCCGCTAGTATCTTGTTATGTGCAAGCACCAGTGTGGGACGGTTCAGCCTTTCTATCACATTAGCCATGGTAAAGGTCTTGCCTGAACCCGTAACGCCCAGAAGCGTCTGTTCTTTCATGCCCGATTCTACGCCCCTTACAAGAGCGTCCACAGCTTCGGGCTGGTCACCCGAGAGCTTATAATCCGATACCAGCTGAAATCTATCCATTTTAGCCCGACCTCCCTGCCGAAAAATCACTGAAATAATATGCGAACAATCGTTTACTATTATACATCGTAAGGCGGTCTGTGTCAAGAGATTTTTCGTTAATTATCGGCATTTCCAAAGACTTCATACCTGCCGAAAACAAAAGGAGACAGCCGCACCCGATGGTACAGCTGTCCTTAGCATACATTTATCAAATCTGAAAAATCAAACCAATGGCTTCTTTTTCATCTGTCCCGCATTTCTTGGGAATTTTGCCGGGGTAGGTTCCAGTTTCCTTATAAGGATAAGAGTTCTGCCGTCACCGCCGGGGAGGGTGTATTCCACCACTTTCTCGGTCTTGCCACCCAGAAGCTTTATTGCAGGCTTCGCCTTTTCCAGTTCTTCACTGCCGCTGCTTCCTTTGAGAGATACGAACAGTCCCCCGACCTTTACAAAAGGCAGACAGTACTCGCACAGGTCGGTCAAATTAGCCACCGCCCTTGCAGTTGCGATATCGAATTGCTCTCTGTACTCAGCTTTTTTGCCGAACTCCTCAGCCCTGCCGTGAACACACTCCGCGTTCAATGCTATCGTATCTGAGAGAGACTGCAAAAAATTCACCCTCTTATTAAGGCTGTCAAGCAGTGTCAGCCTGATATCATCACGACAGACTTTAAGCGGACATGACGGAAAACCCGCGCCTGTGCCCACATCTATCAGCTTTGCGCCATCGGGCAGGTCAAAAAGCGTAAATGGGAATATGCTGTCAAAAAAGTGCTTTACCGCTATGCCCTCATCATCGGTAATAGCAGTAAGATTCACCATCTTGTTGTACTCCACCAGCATATCCGCGTACTTTTCAAGTCTTGCAGACTGTTCTTCTGTCAGCGCGATGCCGTTATCTTCAAATATATCCTTATATGCAGAAATTACCATAAAATACCTCAACGAAAAAACGACCGCTCCGCGCAGGGAGCGGTCAGATAATAACAAAAATTACAGATCGATCTTCTGATCAGCGTCGCCCTTGTCATTTACAGTATAGTAAGCAACGCCCTCCTCAGGCTTGATATAAAGCTTTACAGCCTTGGGAGCTCTGTGACCCTTAGCCTTGTAGTCAGCCTTTGCAGCCTCAACAAGTACAGCTATATCCAGCTGCTTATCAGCGAATTCCACGAAAACAACGTCTTTCTCAGTAGCTTTCTCAACAGCAGCCTTGGTCTTCGCAGCAGCTTTAGTTGCAGTCTTTTTTGCCTTTGCGGCAGTTTCTTTTGCGGCAGCCTTGGTCTTGGCAGCAGTCTCCTTAGCGACCTCCTTGACCTCAGCGGCAACCTTTTTAGTGTTTGCCATTGTGATTATTCTCCTTTTTGAAATTCAATATATGCTTGCGCTATGCAGAAAATTACTTCTTGTCAACAGCGTCCTTCAGAGCCTTTGCAGCCTTGAATGCAGGTACCTTCTTAGCGGGTACATCGATGGGCTGCTTGGTTGCAGGGTTGATAGACTTCTTAGCAGCGCGGTCTCTAACCTCAAATGTTCCAAAACCGGGGATCGCTACCTTTTCGCCCTTCTCCAGAGCCTCTGTGATAGTGCTTATAACAGCGTCAAGAGCTGCCTCAGCGTTCTTCTTGGTGCTGCCGTTCTTTTCAGCGATTGCAGCAAGCAGTTCAGCCTTTTTCATGAATTACTACCTCCATTTTAGAATTTAGTTGCCAGTCAGTTGAAAATAAACCCTCGCGTCGTTTTTACGACCCGTTTGATTTTATGTTGATATTATAACCCATATCACCGTCTTTGTCAATTAAAAACGCCGTATTTAAGCGTTTTAAGCCTAATCTTTGTAGCCTTGACTAAATTTTGGCACATAGTTTGTGCAGTATTTTGTGTTTATTCACACAACGTTTAACAAAATCATCTCGTGCCCTATTTTCTGGGGATATATCTGTTTACAGCGAATTGATCCTTGTACAGAATATACAAATAATATGTCTGATTTTTTACGTTACGACTTTTCCTTTGGATATTGCGAATAATTTACATATATGTTATAATTTATTACAGAGAAACGCATTAGTGCTCACATATATAAGGTCTGTTTGGAAAGCTATTACGCTGACCTTGTTTCCAGTTCATAATGAGTACGACACCGATCAAAAAACGGTTAATATTATTATAAATATGTGGAGGTAAAAATAATGGCTCAGACATCTACACAGGTGGTATGCCCAAACTGCGGCGGTACTATGCAGTTCGACCCGACAGCGGGCAAGCTTAAATGCATATTCTGTGATTCACTGTTTACTCAGGAGGAAGCAGAAGCTTTCTTCAACCAGCAGAACGAGGAAGAAGAAATAAAGGAATCAGGCAGCGACTGGGGCGACCTGGCTGAAAACATGAGGGCATACAGCTGCAACACCTGCGGTGCGGAGATAATCTGCGACCAGAACACCGCGGCGACAAAGTGTCCCTACTGCGATAATACGACAGTCATAGAAGCCCAGTTCTCAGGTGCTATAAAGCCCGATTTCGTTATACCGTTCTCTTTCACAAAAGAACAGGCAATGGAGAAATACAAGGGATACTATGAAAAGCGCAAGCTGATACCCAAGGACTTCCTCACAGGCAGTAAGGTCGAAGAGATACAGGGCGTATACGTGCCTTTCTGGCTGTATGACGGTTCAGTAAATATAGATGCCGAATTTGAAGCCGCAGACAAGACCGAAACGGACAAAGAGATAATACGCAAGATATACAAGGCTGACCGCCGCGGCACTATAAATTTCGAGAACGTCCCTGCGGATGCTTCAAAGCGTATGCCCGATGATATCATGGATTCTGTTGAACCTTTCACTTTTGCCGATCTCAAGCCTTTCTCCATGACCTATATGCCGGGTTTTCTGGCTGAACGTTTCGACGTTGAAGGCGATGACGACCTGCAAAGAGCTGAAAAGCGCGTTGTAAACTCCGCAAAACAGAAGACCAAGGATACGGTAAAGCACGATGAAGTCACCGAAAAGCGTGGCGATTACAAGGTCAACTACACCAAAAAGAAGTACGCGATGCTCCCCATCTGGTATCTTACCACATCATGGCAGGGCAAGCAGTGGAACTTCGCCATGAACGGTCAGACAGGCAAATTCACAGGAGACCTCCCCATAGATAACACCAAGCTTGGGCTTATCACAGGCGGTTCGGCGATAGCTACGGGAGTTATACTGTACCTCATCATGAAATCGCTCCTTGTGCCCGTCGTTTCCGCCCTGATAGTAGCACTGGTCGTATGCTTCTCGCTGAAAGGCAGTATGCGCCCCGTACACAACGCTACTCAGGCAAACGAGTATATGGATAAAAATGTAAAACTGGTACTGTCAAACGATACCTACCTGCGCACTGAACGCAAGCAGAAACAGCAGAACAATTCGTCTTCGGGCGGATAGTATATCTTCACCATAAAAAAGCCGCATCAGCCTCACCAAAGGCAATGCGGCTTTTTTACACCGCTTACGGTTGAAAAAATACGCACACTGTGATATCATATACTATATTCCAAAAACATTAATTTACGATATGAGGTGCCATACATGGGCGAATATACACATATAATACACAGCTTTGAACCTGTCTTCAATAAAAACAGCCGCGTGCTGATACTTGGCAGTCTGCCCTCGGTAAAATCCCGGGAATATGGATTTTACTACGGACATCCCCGCAACAGGTTCTGGAAAGTTACGGCGGCGGTGATTGGGAAGCCTGTGCCTGTTACGATCGAGGAAAAGAAAGCTTTTCTTTTGGATTCCCACATCGCGGTATGGGACGTTATTGCAGAATGTGATATTATCGGGTCATCGGACGCAAGTATAAAAAATGTGCGGGCAGCAGATATATCGGTGATAACTGACCTTTGTCCCGATATCGCTGTATTTACCAACGGCGGAACGGCTTCCTCACTGTATGACAGACATATCCTGCCGAATTCAGATCGACCCGCAGTGCGTCTGCCCTCAACAAGCCCTGCGAATGCGACGTGGAGTACCGAACGACTTGCAGAGGA from Ruminococcus albus AD2013 includes:
- the uvrB gene encoding excinuclease ABC subunit UvrB, encoding MDRFQLVSDYKLSGDQPEAVDALVRGVESGMKEQTLLGVTGSGKTFTMANVIERLNRPTLVLAHNKILAAQLCSEFKEFFPNNAVEYFVSYYDYYQPEAYVPSTDVYIEKDSSINDEIDKLRHSATTAITERRDVIIVASVSCIYSLGDPSEYKSMVVSIRRGAEKSRDELIAQLVKIQYERNDINFVRNKFRVRGDVVEIFPADSTDKALRVEFFGDEIDRISEVNVLTGEVLSHLEHAAVFPASHYIVGREKMLDAIDEIKEELAERVKYFEDRGMLIEAQRIQQRTNYDMEMLEEIGFCSGIENYSRVLARRSPGAVPFTLFDFMPDDFLLMVDESHVSLPQVRGMFAGDRARKQTLVDYGFRLPSAMDNRPLRFDEFYERINQAIFVSATPGDIEKEKSAQIVEQVIRPTGLLDPLISVRPSDGQIEDLLSEINKRIDKKQRVLVTTLTKKMAEDLTAYLKGFDVKVRYMHHDIDTIERMEIIRDLRLGEFDVLVGINLLREGLDLPEVSLVAILDADKEGFLRSESSLIQTIGRAARNSEGMVIMYADSVTRSMEKAIRETERRRAIQEKYNEEHGIVPKTIVKDIRDVIEISTKEEAEYSARQAVKLSKAEQQKLIDKLTREMKEAAKLLEFEHAAFLRDRIAELKGEKK
- the rsmG gene encoding 16S rRNA (guanine(527)-N(7))-methyltransferase RsmG; translation: MVISAYKDIFEDNGIALTEEQSARLEKYADMLVEYNKMVNLTAITDDEGIAVKHFFDSIFPFTLFDLPDGAKLIDVGTGAGFPSCPLKVCRDDIRLTLLDSLNKRVNFLQSLSDTIALNAECVHGRAEEFGKKAEYREQFDIATARAVANLTDLCEYCLPFVKVGGLFVSLKGSSGSEELEKAKPAIKLLGGKTEKVVEYTLPGGDGRTLILIRKLEPTPAKFPRNAGQMKKKPLV
- a CDS encoding DUF6465 family protein produces the protein MANTKKVAAEVKEVAKETAAKTKAAAKETAAKAKKTATKAAAKTKAAVEKATEKDVVFVEFADKQLDIAVLVEAAKADYKAKGHRAPKAVKLYIKPEEGVAYYTVNDKGDADQKIDL
- a CDS encoding HU family DNA-binding protein produces the protein MKKAELLAAIAEKNGSTKKNAEAALDAVISTITEALEKGEKVAIPGFGTFEVRDRAAKKSINPATKQPIDVPAKKVPAFKAAKALKDAVDKK
- a CDS encoding DNA-deoxyinosine glycosylase, whose product is MGEYTHIIHSFEPVFNKNSRVLILGSLPSVKSREYGFYYGHPRNRFWKVTAAVIGKPVPVTIEEKKAFLLDSHIAVWDVIAECDIIGSSDASIKNVRAADISVITDLCPDIAVFTNGGTASSLYDRHILPNSDRPAVRLPSTSPANATWSTERLAEEWKRLISPYLFQNTENNFTNM